The following are encoded together in the Lathyrus oleraceus cultivar Zhongwan6 chromosome 3, CAAS_Psat_ZW6_1.0, whole genome shotgun sequence genome:
- the LOC127128123 gene encoding uncharacterized protein LOC127128123: MVGKGKVHNNLGELLHTKPLPTGSLKVSVDIALEKDALLPHPDDVSDATLLGDAIGSFVAWPTDLIIVGYETPTKSKAKDKGIAREIESVASQKEIPVAKKTEISKRTGAKKKNPSKYRACLHTYLETTDISDGCVRLIPMDGAIFGFEYAEPLGKEDFDQILYHTQLSVGVINTYMRYLYDKLMGPRGLEQRFSFLNPMKTNLTEMIRKPDEVRTYVVERFMADTDREKLFFLPFNTGDGGHWLLVAINPFKEIVYYLDSLHKDWTTYPAMKTIVDTIIQTVRAQRKIQVPKRKANNITWNRVECPRQRNNIDCGYYTLRFMKETLLMDRTDIPSDYFDEYRCAYYSKDQLDEIKEELCQFIIELQVL, encoded by the exons atggttggcaaggggAAAGTTCATAACAATTTGGGTGAATTACTTCACACTAAACCGCTCCCTACTGGATCTTTGAAAGTCTCGGTTGATATTGCTTTGGAGAAGGATGCGTTATTACCACATCCTGACGATGTTTCGGATGCAACTTTATTGGGAGATGCCATAGGTTcatttgttgcatggccgacagACCTCATTAtcgtaggatatgag actcccacaaaatccaaagCAAAAGATAAGGGGATTGCGCGGgaaatcgagtcagttgcatcgCAAAAAGAG ATTCCTGTTGCTAAGAAGACTGAAATTTCCAAGAGGACCGGGGCTAAAAAGAAAAATCCTTCCAAGTATAGAGCGTGCCTCCATACATATTTAGAAACGACAGATATTTCGGATGGATGTGTTCGTTTAATACCTATGGATGGAGCTATTTTTGGTTTTGAGTATGCCGAGCCATTGGGTAAAGAggattttgatcaaattttgtATCATACGCAATTAAGCGTTGGTGTTATCAACACATACATGAG GTATTTATATGACAAATTGATGGGTCCGCGTGGGTTGGAGCAAAGATTCTCATTCTTAAATCCCATGAAAACGAACTTAACCGAAATGATAAGAAAACCAGATGAAGTCAGGACGTATGTAGTCGAGCGCTTTATGGCCGACACAGATAGAGAAAAGTTGTTCTTTTTACCGTTTAATACCGGCGACGG tggacattggttgttggTCGCGATAAATCCTTTTAAAGAAATTGTGTATTATTTGGATTCTTTACACAAGGATTGGACAACATACCCTGCTATGAAGACGATAGTTGACAC CattatacaaactgttcgagcACAAAGAAAAATTCAAGTACCAAAGAGAAAAGCCAATAACATTACATGGAATAGAGTGGAG TGTCCTCGACAGCGTAATAATATAGATTGTGGATATTACACGTTGAGGTTTATGAAAGAAACTCTTCTTATGGATCGAACAGATATTCCATCTGAT tactttgatgaatatAGATGTGCTTATTACTCAAAAGATCAGTTGGATGAAATTAAAGaggaattgtgtcaattcattatcGAGCTACAGGTTTTGTGA